A single genomic interval of Hafnia alvei harbors:
- the rhaD gene encoding rhamnulose-1-phosphate aldolase, giving the protein MQSIIDSWFVQGMIKATSDMWLKGWDERNGGNVSLRLLEEEVAPFRADFASQPRCVELTQPATELANSWFLVTGSGKFFRNVQIAPQENLVLLQVSADGMAYHIHWGLTKGGLPTSELAAHFQSHIVRMQVTGGDNRVIMHCHATNLIALSYVHDLDNAKFTRLLWEGSTECLVVFPDGIGIVPWMVPGTDGIGTQTAEQMRQHGLVLWPFHGIFGSGPTLDDAFGLIDTAEKSAEIMVKVLSMGGKKQTISTQELIALAARFGVTPMAAALED; this is encoded by the coding sequence ATGCAATCTATCATCGATTCCTGGTTCGTTCAGGGCATGATTAAAGCCACCAGCGACATGTGGCTCAAAGGCTGGGATGAACGCAACGGAGGCAACGTCAGCCTGCGTTTATTAGAGGAAGAAGTAGCGCCGTTTCGCGCCGATTTTGCCTCACAGCCGCGCTGCGTTGAGCTGACGCAGCCCGCCACCGAACTCGCCAATAGCTGGTTCTTAGTCACCGGCTCAGGCAAGTTTTTCCGCAACGTACAAATTGCGCCGCAGGAAAATCTGGTGCTGTTACAGGTTAGCGCCGATGGCATGGCCTACCACATCCATTGGGGATTAACTAAAGGCGGTCTGCCAACGTCTGAACTGGCCGCACATTTCCAATCGCATATCGTGCGTATGCAGGTTACCGGCGGCGATAACCGCGTCATCATGCATTGCCACGCCACCAATTTGATTGCGCTTAGCTACGTGCATGATTTAGACAACGCCAAGTTTACCCGCCTGTTATGGGAAGGCAGCACCGAGTGTTTAGTGGTGTTCCCTGACGGCATTGGCATCGTACCTTGGATGGTGCCGGGCACCGACGGTATCGGTACGCAAACCGCTGAGCAAATGCGCCAGCACGGCTTAGTGCTGTGGCCTTTCCACGGAATTTTCGGCAGTGGCCCAACGTTAGACGACGCTTTCGGCCTGATCGATACCGCGGAAAAATCAGCGGAAATTATGGTGAAAGTTCTGTCTATGGGTGGCAAAAAACAGACGATCTCCACGCAGGAGCTGATCGCGCTCGCCGCACGCTTTGGTGTAACGCCGATGGCAGCGGCGCTTGAAGATTAA
- a CDS encoding transglycosylase SLT domain-containing protein: protein MISILKHPSRFGIMLLLLFLAGCSSKHHYKKYDTHAYDDVIEDAADDYKVDPKLIAAIIQVESSFNPEAVSPSNAIGLMQLKASTGGCDAYRYKGKRGCPDDDDLLDPETNIDLGAAYISAIQHQQLNWIDDPVTRRYATEVAYANGAGALLRTFSSNRKTAIQMINQLSPEAFHWHVRQYHPAAQAPRYMAKVEQVYNSL, encoded by the coding sequence ATGATTTCAATACTCAAACACCCTTCGCGATTTGGCATTATGCTGCTATTGCTCTTCTTAGCGGGCTGTTCAAGCAAACATCATTATAAAAAGTATGACACCCATGCCTACGACGATGTGATCGAAGATGCTGCCGATGACTATAAGGTCGATCCAAAACTTATCGCCGCGATTATTCAGGTGGAGTCCAGCTTCAATCCAGAAGCCGTCAGCCCTTCGAACGCCATCGGTCTCATGCAGCTCAAAGCCTCAACCGGCGGGTGTGATGCCTATCGTTATAAAGGTAAGCGCGGCTGCCCTGACGACGATGATTTACTCGACCCCGAAACCAATATCGATTTAGGTGCTGCTTACATCAGCGCGATCCAGCATCAACAGCTGAACTGGATTGACGATCCTGTGACTCGTCGCTATGCAACTGAGGTAGCCTACGCCAACGGCGCAGGCGCACTGCTGCGAACTTTTTCAAGCAATCGCAAAACCGCGATTCAGATGATCAATCAGCTTTCACCAGAAGCCTTCCACTGGCACGTTCGCCAATACCATCCTGCCGCGCAGGCTCCGCGTTATATGGCGAAGGTGGAGCAGGTTTATAATAGTTTGTGA
- the fucO gene encoding lactaldehyde reductase gives MSFMLALPKISLHGNGAIVDMVKLLGDKKWGKALIVTDGQLVEMGLLDSLFSAMQQQNLPYALFKDVFPNPTEELVQAGFQAYQQNQCNYLIAFGGGSPIDTTKAIKILTANPGPSTAYSGVGKVKNAGVPLVAINTTAGTAAELTSNAVIIDSQRQVKEVIIDSNIIPDIAVDDPAVMLNIPASVTAATGMDALTHAIEAYVSVGAHPLTDHSALESIRMIAEWLPLAVENGQNLQAREMMAYGQYLAGMAFNSAGLGLVHALAHQPGATHNLPHGVCNAILLPVVEAFNRPNAVSRFARIAQAMGVNTQGMDEEQASHSAIAAIRELSARVGIPSGFHSLGIKESDIDGWLDKALADPCAPCNPRSADREQIRALYLQAM, from the coding sequence ATGAGTTTCATGCTGGCATTACCGAAAATCAGCCTGCACGGCAACGGCGCTATCGTCGATATGGTGAAACTGCTTGGCGACAAAAAGTGGGGCAAAGCGCTGATTGTTACCGATGGTCAGTTAGTGGAAATGGGGTTGTTAGACAGCCTGTTTAGCGCGATGCAGCAGCAAAATCTGCCGTACGCGCTGTTTAAAGATGTATTTCCAAATCCAACCGAAGAATTAGTGCAGGCAGGTTTCCAAGCCTATCAGCAAAACCAGTGCAATTACCTGATCGCCTTCGGTGGTGGTAGCCCAATTGATACCACCAAGGCCATTAAAATTCTGACCGCCAATCCCGGCCCTTCCACCGCCTATTCAGGCGTGGGCAAAGTGAAAAATGCCGGTGTGCCGCTGGTCGCCATTAATACCACGGCGGGAACCGCCGCTGAACTCACCAGCAATGCGGTGATCATTGATAGTCAGCGTCAGGTGAAAGAGGTGATTATCGACAGCAATATTATTCCTGATATTGCCGTCGACGATCCGGCGGTGATGCTGAATATTCCCGCGTCGGTAACCGCCGCAACTGGTATGGATGCGTTAACCCATGCGATTGAAGCCTATGTTTCCGTGGGCGCTCACCCATTGACCGATCACTCCGCGCTGGAGTCCATTCGCATGATCGCCGAATGGTTACCGCTGGCGGTGGAGAATGGGCAAAACCTTCAGGCGCGTGAAATGATGGCCTATGGGCAATACCTGGCAGGGATGGCCTTTAACAGCGCCGGACTGGGATTAGTTCATGCATTAGCGCATCAACCGGGGGCGACTCATAATCTGCCACACGGCGTATGTAACGCCATTTTATTACCGGTGGTTGAAGCCTTTAATCGCCCTAATGCGGTTTCTCGCTTTGCCCGAATCGCGCAGGCAATGGGAGTAAATACGCAGGGAATGGATGAGGAGCAGGCCAGCCATAGCGCTATCGCAGCCATTCGTGAGCTCTCGGCACGCGTTGGTATTCCTTCTGGATTCCATTCGTTGGGTATCAAAGAAAGTGATATCGACGGATGGTTGGACAAAGCGCTGGCCGATCCCTGTGCGCCGTGTAACCCGCGTAGCGCAGATCGTGAACAGATTCGGGCGCTCTACCTACAGGCGATGTAA
- a CDS encoding L-rhamnose isomerase — MTTSIDQAWELAKQRFNAVGVDVENALKTMERLPVSMHCWQGDDVAGFENPEGSLTGGIQATGNYPGKARNAAELRADLEMALTLIPGPKRLNLHAIYLESDTPVARNKIEPRHFSNWVEWAKKHHLGLDFNPSCFSHPLSADGFTLSSANPETRQFWIEHCQASRRISAYFGEQLGTPSVMNIWIPDGMKDTPIDRLAPRQRLASALDEVIAEKLNPAHHIDAVESKLFGIGAESYTVGSNEFYLGYAASRQTALCLDAGHFHPTEVISDKISSAMLYVPRLLLHVSRPVRWDSDHVVLLDDETQAIASEIVRHNLFNRVHIGLDFFDASINRIAAWVIGTRNMKKALLRALLEPTNHLRNLEESGDYTARLALLEEQKSLPWQAVWEMYCQRNDVPVDASWLKAVREYEEQILSQR, encoded by the coding sequence ATGACCACTTCAATCGATCAGGCTTGGGAACTGGCTAAACAACGTTTTAACGCTGTTGGCGTAGACGTCGAAAATGCGCTGAAAACCATGGAGAGACTGCCGGTTTCGATGCACTGCTGGCAGGGTGACGACGTCGCCGGTTTTGAAAATCCTGAAGGTTCACTAACCGGCGGTATTCAGGCCACCGGCAACTATCCGGGCAAAGCGCGCAACGCCGCAGAGCTGCGTGCCGATTTAGAGATGGCGTTAACGCTGATCCCCGGACCTAAACGCCTGAATCTGCACGCAATTTATTTAGAGTCGGATACGCCGGTCGCGCGTAATAAAATCGAACCACGCCATTTCTCTAACTGGGTTGAATGGGCTAAAAAACACCATTTGGGCTTAGACTTTAACCCTTCCTGTTTCTCTCATCCGTTGAGCGCAGATGGTTTTACCCTCTCCTCCGCTAACCCTGAAACACGCCAGTTCTGGATTGAGCACTGCCAAGCTAGCCGCCGCATTTCAGCCTATTTTGGCGAGCAGCTGGGTACGCCGTCCGTCATGAATATCTGGATCCCAGACGGCATGAAAGATACGCCGATTGACCGCTTGGCACCGCGTCAACGCTTAGCTTCGGCGCTGGATGAGGTCATCGCTGAAAAGCTTAACCCCGCACACCATATCGACGCCGTCGAAAGCAAGCTTTTTGGCATCGGCGCTGAGAGCTATACCGTGGGCTCGAACGAGTTTTATCTCGGCTACGCCGCCAGCCGCCAGACCGCTCTGTGTCTGGATGCCGGTCACTTCCATCCAACAGAAGTGATCTCCGACAAAATCTCCAGCGCCATGCTTTATGTGCCCCGTTTGCTGCTGCACGTGAGTCGCCCAGTACGCTGGGACAGCGACCACGTGGTCTTGCTTGACGATGAAACGCAGGCCATCGCCAGCGAAATCGTACGCCACAACCTGTTTAACCGCGTGCACATCGGGTTGGACTTCTTCGATGCTTCCATCAATCGCATTGCGGCGTGGGTGATTGGCACCCGCAATATGAAAAAAGCCCTGCTGCGCGCATTGCTAGAACCTACAAACCATTTGCGCAATTTGGAAGAAAGCGGTGACTACACGGCGCGTCTGGCTCTGCTGGAAGAACAAAAATCGCTGCCTTGGCAGGCGGTTTGGGAAATGTACTGCCAGCGCAACGACGTTCCCGTTGATGCCAGTTGGCTCAAAGCAGTACGCGAATATGAAGAACAAATTTTGTCTCAGCGTTAA
- the yjfF gene encoding galactofuranose ABC transporter, permease protein YjfF, translated as MLKRNLPLMITLAVFVLGYLFCLSQFPGFATTRVICNILTDNAFLGIVAVGMTFVILSGGIDLSVGSVIAFTGVFLARMIGDYHMSPLVAFPLVLVMGCGFGAFMGWLIDALKIPAFIITLAGMFFLRGASYLVSEESLPIDHPIYTTLSSLAWKIPGGGRLSAMALLMLAVVVLGIFLANRTRFGNQVYAIGGNATSANLMGISTRSTTIRIYMLSTGLATLAGIVFSIYTSAGYALAGMGVELDAIASVVIGGTLLSGGVGTVLGTLFGVAIQGLIQTYINFDGTLSSWWTKIAIGILLFAFIGLQRLLTVMWENRQTAEVKRIDVVKADRVV; from the coding sequence ATGCTTAAACGTAATTTACCGCTAATGATTACGCTGGCGGTTTTTGTGTTGGGATATCTGTTTTGTTTGAGCCAGTTTCCCGGTTTTGCCACCACGCGCGTGATTTGCAACATCCTCACGGATAATGCTTTTCTCGGTATTGTTGCCGTTGGGATGACGTTTGTGATCTTGTCAGGCGGTATCGATCTTTCTGTTGGTTCGGTGATCGCTTTTACCGGCGTATTTTTAGCGCGCATGATTGGCGATTATCACATGTCGCCGCTGGTGGCTTTTCCGTTGGTGCTGGTGATGGGATGCGGCTTCGGTGCTTTCATGGGATGGCTAATTGATGCGCTGAAAATTCCGGCGTTTATCATCACGCTAGCCGGTATGTTTTTTCTGCGCGGTGCTAGCTATTTGGTTTCGGAAGAGTCGTTGCCTATCGATCATCCGATTTACACCACGCTCTCCTCATTGGCGTGGAAAATTCCGGGAGGAGGGCGTTTGAGCGCCATGGCGCTATTGATGTTGGCGGTGGTTGTGCTGGGGATCTTTTTGGCCAACCGTACCCGCTTTGGTAATCAAGTGTATGCCATTGGTGGTAATGCCACATCGGCTAATCTGATGGGGATTTCCACCCGCAGCACCACCATCCGTATTTATATGCTTTCAACCGGATTGGCAACGTTAGCGGGCATCGTATTTTCTATTTATACCTCTGCGGGCTATGCGCTAGCTGGAATGGGCGTAGAGCTGGATGCCATCGCCTCGGTGGTGATTGGCGGCACGCTGCTTAGCGGCGGAGTGGGAACCGTTTTGGGCACGCTGTTTGGCGTTGCGATTCAGGGATTGATTCAAACCTATATCAACTTCGACGGCACGCTCAGCTCATGGTGGACCAAAATCGCGATAGGGATTTTATTGTTCGCCTTTATCGGGCTGCAGCGCTTACTCACGGTGATGTGGGAGAACCGGCAAACGGCAGAGGTGAAGAGGATTGATGTTGTTAAAGCCGATCGTGTTGTATGA
- the rhaM gene encoding L-rhamnose mutarotase — protein MIRKAFVMQVNPDAHAEYQRRHSPIWPELEAELKAHGAHNYSIFLDEKRHLLFGFVEIESEARWNAVAQTEVCQRWWKHMADVMPSNADNSPMSDELKEVFYLR, from the coding sequence ATGATCCGTAAAGCCTTTGTCATGCAGGTTAATCCCGATGCCCACGCAGAGTATCAGCGCCGCCACTCACCGATTTGGCCAGAACTGGAAGCCGAATTAAAAGCGCATGGCGCACACAACTATTCAATCTTTTTGGATGAGAAACGCCATCTGCTGTTTGGCTTCGTCGAAATTGAATCCGAAGCGCGTTGGAATGCAGTTGCGCAGACCGAAGTCTGTCAGCGCTGGTGGAAACATATGGCCGATGTCATGCCAAGCAACGCCGACAACAGCCCAATGAGCGATGAGCTTAAAGAGGTGTTTTATCTTCGCTGA
- the rhaB gene encoding rhamnulokinase, with product MTTRHIAAIDLGASSGRVMLASYHVGTQHLTLKEIRRFTNRLVPRDGFDTWDLDALEHEIRTGLEQIDAENIPLDSIGIDTWGVDFVLLDANGERVGHPVAYRDDRTHGLMAQAQERLGKPFIYQRTGIQFLPFNTLYQLRALSEQQPELLDRVEHLLLIPDYLHYRLTGQMNWEYTNASTTQLLNINSGDWDTDLLDYAGVPARWFGKPTQPGNRIGCWQSPKGQQVPVVAVATHDTASAVIATPMQDSDSAYLSSGTWSLMGIESRTPLTDSRALQANITNEGGTEGRYRVLKNIMGLWLLQRATQELGVQYLPDLIAEAALRPAHHFLINPNDERFINPPNMCLEIQNDCRERGAPVPETPAELARCIFDSLAKLYQQVAEELSALRGKPISHLHIVGGGSQNRFLNQLCADLCNIEVSAGPVEASTLGNIGSQLIALGDIANVHDFRSVVAHNFPLEHFLPNPSHHSLSASLSNGAAQTSAQFKGTCV from the coding sequence ATGACGACACGCCATATTGCCGCAATCGATCTTGGTGCCTCCAGCGGACGCGTGATGCTGGCGAGTTACCATGTCGGTACTCAACACCTTACGCTAAAAGAGATCCGCCGCTTTACCAATCGGCTGGTACCCCGCGACGGTTTTGATACCTGGGATCTCGACGCTCTTGAGCACGAAATTCGCACCGGGCTTGAGCAAATTGATGCTGAAAATATCCCGCTGGACAGCATTGGCATCGATACCTGGGGCGTGGATTTTGTGTTGCTGGATGCCAACGGCGAGCGGGTCGGCCACCCAGTCGCTTACCGAGACGATCGTACCCACGGCCTCATGGCGCAGGCCCAAGAGCGCTTAGGTAAACCGTTTATCTATCAGCGTACCGGCATTCAGTTTTTGCCCTTCAATACCCTTTATCAGCTGCGTGCGCTCAGTGAACAGCAACCAGAGCTGCTGGATCGGGTAGAACATCTATTACTGATCCCCGACTATCTGCATTACCGCTTAACCGGGCAAATGAACTGGGAATACACCAATGCCAGCACCACGCAGCTGTTGAACATCAATAGCGGCGATTGGGATACTGATTTGCTGGATTATGCCGGCGTTCCCGCCCGCTGGTTTGGCAAACCCACCCAGCCCGGTAACCGCATCGGTTGCTGGCAAAGTCCTAAGGGGCAACAGGTTCCTGTGGTTGCCGTTGCCACCCACGACACCGCCAGCGCGGTGATTGCCACTCCGATGCAAGACAGCGATTCAGCCTATCTCAGCTCAGGAACGTGGTCATTAATGGGCATCGAAAGCCGCACACCGCTCACCGACAGCCGTGCCTTGCAGGCCAATATCACCAATGAAGGGGGTACGGAAGGCCGCTATCGAGTGCTGAAAAATATTATGGGCTTATGGCTGCTGCAGCGCGCAACCCAAGAGCTGGGTGTTCAGTATCTTCCCGATCTGATTGCAGAGGCGGCTCTGCGGCCTGCACACCATTTTTTGATTAACCCAAACGACGAGCGCTTCATCAATCCGCCCAATATGTGTTTGGAAATTCAAAACGACTGCCGCGAGCGTGGTGCTCCGGTGCCCGAAACACCGGCAGAACTGGCGCGCTGTATCTTTGACAGCTTGGCGAAACTCTATCAGCAGGTAGCCGAAGAGCTCTCCGCGCTGCGCGGTAAGCCGATCAGCCATTTGCATATCGTCGGCGGTGGCAGCCAAAACCGTTTCCTCAATCAGCTGTGCGCCGATCTCTGCAACATCGAAGTCAGCGCAGGTCCGGTGGAAGCCTCAACGTTAGGCAATATCGGCAGCCAGTTAATCGCGCTGGGTGATATTGCCAATGTGCATGATTTCCGCAGCGTGGTGGCACATAACTTCCCGCTGGAACATTTTTTACCTAACCCATCTCACCACTCTTTATCCGCATCGCTTAGCAACGGCGCTGCGCAAACATCTGCCCAATTCAAAGGAACATGTGTATGA
- a CDS encoding fimbrial protein, translated as MMSGIKKKISVMLFLYALLFSADTLASSITPGKVEMSGELIETACGIDPDSREIWVDFGEVSARDINMDSESHLTKDFNIHLTGCRVIKNKVADDDSFPYATITFIGNSAPHDASALLVTGEGEGFGIHLRNQHGSMLTIGQPSPGYDLSNGNNILRFTASLVPVNKHIKAGEFYAIARFFIDYN; from the coding sequence ATGATGTCAGGAATAAAGAAAAAAATATCAGTGATGCTTTTTTTATATGCGCTGCTTTTTTCCGCTGACACGCTGGCGTCCAGTATTACACCAGGGAAAGTAGAAATGTCTGGTGAGCTGATTGAAACTGCCTGTGGCATTGATCCTGATTCGCGTGAGATCTGGGTTGATTTTGGTGAAGTATCTGCACGTGACATTAATATGGATAGTGAAAGTCACCTCACCAAAGATTTTAATATTCACCTTACCGGGTGCAGAGTTATTAAAAATAAAGTGGCTGATGATGACAGTTTTCCTTATGCCACTATCACATTTATTGGCAATTCAGCTCCTCATGATGCCTCGGCTCTATTAGTTACCGGAGAAGGGGAAGGCTTTGGGATTCATTTACGTAATCAGCATGGAAGTATGCTGACAATAGGACAACCTTCTCCCGGATATGATTTAAGTAACGGGAATAATATTCTGAGATTTACCGCCTCGCTGGTTCCGGTTAATAAACATATTAAAGCCGGTGAGTTTTATGCTATTGCACGTTTTTTTATTGATTATAACTAA
- the rhaS gene encoding HTH-type transcriptional activator RhaS, with translation MTVLHSIDFFSSGYAPVAIEPRAPQPEFPEHHHDFYEIVIVEQGAGVHVFNGNPYTLNSGCVCFVRDHDRHLFEHTDGLFLTNVLFRAPDAFKFLSGVEQFLPQESEGVYPSHWRISQQVLAQVKMLMAKLEQTPASERAEDIALHESVFMQLIVQLWQGCSAQVGDDQEGRLRQLLDWLQHHYAESVEWTELADRFSLPLRTLHRQLKNHTGMTPQRYLTRLRLLQARHQLCHSDSSVTDIAYQCGFGDSNHFSTLFKREFDQSPRALRYQG, from the coding sequence ATGACGGTTTTGCACAGTATCGATTTTTTCTCTTCTGGCTATGCTCCTGTGGCCATAGAACCTCGCGCTCCGCAGCCGGAGTTTCCTGAGCATCATCATGATTTCTATGAAATTGTGATTGTAGAGCAGGGGGCCGGCGTGCACGTTTTTAACGGTAATCCCTATACGCTCAACAGCGGCTGTGTATGTTTCGTTCGCGATCACGATCGCCATTTATTTGAGCATACCGACGGCCTTTTTCTTACTAACGTGCTCTTTCGAGCGCCGGATGCGTTTAAGTTTTTATCGGGCGTAGAGCAATTTTTACCGCAAGAATCCGAAGGGGTTTATCCCTCCCATTGGCGTATCAGCCAGCAGGTGTTAGCGCAGGTAAAAATGCTGATGGCGAAACTCGAACAAACACCAGCCAGCGAGCGAGCCGAGGATATTGCATTGCATGAAAGCGTCTTTATGCAGCTTATTGTACAGCTTTGGCAGGGGTGTTCTGCTCAGGTGGGGGACGATCAGGAAGGGCGTTTGCGCCAGCTATTGGACTGGTTGCAGCATCACTACGCCGAATCTGTGGAGTGGACCGAATTAGCTGACCGTTTCTCTTTGCCGCTTCGCACCTTACACCGCCAGCTCAAGAATCACACCGGCATGACGCCGCAGCGTTATCTGACGCGCCTGCGGCTTTTGCAAGCTCGTCACCAGCTTTGCCACAGCGATAGCAGCGTGACGGATATTGCTTATCAGTGTGGCTTTGGTGACAGCAATCATTTCTCTACGCTTTTCAAACGCGAGTTCGACCAATCTCCCCGAGCCTTGCGTTATCAGGGATAG
- the rhaR gene encoding HTH-type transcriptional activator RhaR: MRKLLVLESRDYFPSEQMPVAVADRYPQQVFAEHSHQFCEIVIVWRGNGLHVLNDRPYRITCGDIFYINAEDCHSYESVNDLVLDNIIYCPERLRLNAQWNLLLPPFDESTRQNHWRLSTGGLAQARPIIAQLAQESRKTDALSIQLTEALLLQLAIVLKRYRYTAESVYLLPAGEQLDLLMASLQGGLESHFDLAAFCAEHQLVERSLKQLFRQQTGMSISHYLRQLRLCQAKRLLRRSDYRISEIATRCGFEDSNYFSVVFTRDAGLTPREYRQRFVTEPERAMHTLHT, translated from the coding sequence ATGCGAAAGCTGTTAGTGCTGGAGAGTCGGGATTATTTTCCTTCAGAACAGATGCCGGTCGCCGTGGCGGATCGGTATCCGCAGCAGGTTTTTGCCGAGCATTCCCACCAGTTTTGCGAGATTGTGATTGTTTGGCGCGGCAACGGCTTGCACGTGCTCAACGATCGCCCGTATCGGATAACCTGCGGCGATATTTTCTACATCAACGCCGAGGACTGCCATAGCTACGAATCGGTGAACGATCTGGTTCTCGACAATATCATCTATTGCCCTGAGCGCTTACGTTTAAACGCGCAATGGAATCTGTTATTGCCGCCGTTCGACGAGTCTACTCGACAAAATCACTGGCGTTTAAGCACCGGAGGTTTAGCGCAGGCGAGGCCGATTATTGCTCAGCTGGCGCAAGAGAGCCGCAAAACCGACGCACTTTCTATTCAGCTGACCGAAGCTCTGCTGCTACAGTTAGCCATTGTGCTAAAACGTTATCGTTACACGGCGGAGAGTGTTTATTTACTGCCGGCTGGCGAACAACTTGATTTGCTGATGGCATCGCTGCAAGGTGGACTCGAAAGCCATTTTGACTTAGCGGCTTTCTGCGCAGAACATCAGCTGGTGGAGCGCTCGCTGAAACAGCTATTTCGCCAGCAAACTGGGATGTCGATCAGCCATTATCTGCGTCAGCTGCGTTTATGTCAGGCTAAGCGATTGCTGAGGCGCAGCGACTATCGTATCAGCGAAATTGCGACGCGCTGTGGATTTGAAGACAGCAACTATTTTTCCGTGGTGTTTACCCGCGATGCTGGGCTAACACCACGAGAGTATCGCCAGCGCTTTGTGACTGAACCAGAGCGAGCGATGCATACCCTTCATACTTGA
- a CDS encoding aldo/keto reductase family oxidoreductase has product MKQIKLGGSTLHVPAIVVGCMRMDELKAAEAETFVQTALDLGANFFDHADIYGGGECERIFARAAKLNDDRREKVFLQSKCGIRKGLFDFSKEHILKSVDGILERLDTDYLDMLLVHRPDALMEPEEVAEAFDHLLNTGKVRRFGVSNQSPMQMALLQKFMSQKILANQLQLSITNSGMIRSGINVNMENASSLDHDGEVLNYCRLNDVTIQAWSPFQYGMFEGVFLGNPKFPELNQKIDEIAARYGVSNTTITTAWILRHPANMQMISGTMSTSRLKQICQACDITLTREEWYEIYRAAGNELP; this is encoded by the coding sequence ATGAAACAAATTAAATTAGGTGGTTCTACCCTGCATGTTCCTGCCATTGTGGTGGGCTGCATGCGTATGGATGAGTTGAAAGCCGCAGAGGCAGAAACTTTTGTGCAAACCGCGCTGGATTTGGGCGCAAACTTCTTCGACCACGCAGATATCTATGGCGGCGGCGAATGCGAGCGTATTTTTGCTCGCGCAGCCAAGCTCAATGATGACCGTCGTGAGAAGGTCTTCCTGCAGTCTAAATGTGGGATCCGTAAAGGCTTGTTCGATTTTTCTAAAGAGCACATTTTAAAATCGGTAGACGGCATCTTAGAACGTTTAGATACCGATTATCTCGACATGCTGCTGGTGCATCGTCCCGATGCGCTGATGGAACCGGAAGAAGTGGCAGAGGCGTTCGATCACTTACTGAATACCGGGAAAGTGCGTCGTTTTGGTGTCTCCAACCAAAGCCCAATGCAGATGGCCTTACTGCAAAAGTTTATGAGCCAAAAGATCTTGGCTAATCAGCTTCAATTGAGCATCACCAACAGCGGTATGATCCGCAGCGGCATTAACGTTAATATGGAAAACGCGTCGAGTCTCGATCACGACGGCGAAGTATTGAATTATTGCCGTTTAAATGACGTGACTATTCAGGCATGGTCTCCGTTCCAATACGGTATGTTTGAAGGCGTATTCCTCGGTAATCCTAAGTTCCCTGAACTGAACCAGAAAATTGATGAGATTGCGGCGCGTTATGGCGTATCCAATACCACCATTACGACGGCGTGGATTTTACGCCATCCAGCCAATATGCAGATGATTTCAGGTACGATGAGCACTTCGCGCCTTAAACAAATTTGTCAGGCCTGCGATATCACGTTAACGCGTGAAGAATGGTATGAAATTTATCGCGCAGCCGGTAACGAGCTGCCATAA
- a CDS encoding fimbrial protein — MKLNKVALAVAFTAAVSSMSVLADTTNGQIQFQGELVNTACGLSPNSSPVSVDFGQIPVSALANGAHAGNVQKNIELQDCDTTVATSAVVSYTPTSVNPADATLAAFTSGTAANAGIGLKDSASQDVVWGQGTTAVQLVNGANTIPFVAYVKADSADQTANPVTAGSFQSTINFQIDYQ, encoded by the coding sequence ATGAAATTGAATAAAGTTGCTTTAGCCGTAGCATTTACCGCTGCTGTAAGTTCTATGTCTGTTCTGGCTGATACCACCAATGGCCAAATCCAATTCCAAGGTGAATTGGTGAATACTGCCTGCGGTTTATCACCTAATTCTAGCCCAGTATCTGTTGATTTTGGTCAGATCCCAGTTTCAGCTCTGGCTAACGGCGCTCATGCCGGTAACGTGCAGAAAAACATCGAACTGCAGGACTGCGATACTACGGTTGCGACTAGCGCCGTTGTTTCTTACACCCCAACTAGCGTAAACCCAGCTGATGCAACTTTGGCTGCGTTCACTTCAGGCACCGCGGCTAATGCCGGTATCGGTCTGAAAGACAGCGCAAGTCAGGATGTGGTTTGGGGCCAGGGCACCACGGCTGTACAGCTGGTTAACGGTGCTAACACCATTCCATTCGTTGCCTATGTTAAAGCAGACAGCGCGGATCAGACTGCAAACCCTGTAACCGCAGGTTCTTTCCAGTCAACGATCAACTTCCAGATCGATTACCAGTAA